The Gemmatimonadota bacterium genomic sequence CGGTGAGGATCGCAAGGCGCCGAGGAACGCGCCCGCCAGGGGGAACACCACGAGACTCCAAAGACCCAGTGCACCCCTGACGGTGTCGGCGGGGAGCCACCCGGTGGGGGGGCTGAGGCTGGCATAGAGGGCGAGGAGGGCCGCGGCGACGTGGCCGTACACGGCGCCCCAGAAGGCGCGCTGCCGCGCGGGCGATTCGCGCTTGATCCGGTGACCGACGACCAGAAGCGCGATGGGAACGCCGAACAGACCAACGAGGAGCAGCAGTTGGTGGATGACGCTCATGTCTCTCTCCCTGGGCGATGACGGATCAGGCGAGGGGCGAGCCAGAGCCAGTAGCCCGTGACCAGGGTGACCATCAGGGCAATCGCCCCGGCGTCCGAGAGGAGGATGAAGCCGTCACCGAAGATCTCCCCGGAGTGCAGCTTCTCGAGGAAGACATCATTCCGGGCGCCGATGTGGAGCACACGCCCGGTCGCGAGGTCGACGGTCGCTTCGGTGTTGTCGCGGTCACGAAAACGAACCTTCACGAATCCATTGCGAGGGCGCACGTCCATTCGGTCGATCACGGCGGGGTCGACGGCAGCTCCCGGGGTCCAGCCTCCACGCGCATCGACAGGTACGGCGTGTAGCGCGGAAAGGGCCAGGGAATCGACCGAGACGGCGGCCCGCAGCGGGGCCTCCGTCTGGTGCTCCACCTCGGGCATGAGGCCCAGGCCGCGCTTGTGATTGAGCAGGACCCCCGTGATGGAAATCGATGCGAGCGTCAGCGTGGCTACGACCCCCAGCCACAG encodes the following:
- a CDS encoding PepSY domain-containing protein, translated to MPPTEPAPRRRWTRTAFYLHLWLGVVATLTLASISITGVLLNHKRGLGLMPEVEHQTEAPLRAAVSVDSLALSALHAVPVDARGGWTPGAAVDPAVIDRMDVRPRNGFVKVRFRDRDNTEATVDLATGRVLHIGARNDVFLEKLHSGEIFGDGFILLSDAGAIALMVTLVTGYWLWLAPRLIRHRPGRET